Proteins encoded by one window of Oligoflexus sp.:
- the rmuC gene encoding DNA recombination protein RmuC, with product MDVSLILSLIAAAGAAAFGVAQTLRLRTAAQDLDYARREAEEHRTRFLETASLLKDAQGKLQDFSLRCTRQEAELQYQKSSYEERLKTLQEAEQRLSQSFQVLSADALRQSSESFLQLAHSVFRQHETKATGELDLRRQAVDQLIEPIHKSLGKVEERIQDLEKQRVGAYHGLQDQITLLLETQQKLQLEASNLATALRSPTTRGRWGELQLRRVVELAGMLPYCDFEEQANISGDGKLRPDMVIRLPGKRSIIIDAKVPLQSYLEAVDCADDDKRREYYKQHAAQVKKQVQLLGQKSYWEQLDNSPEFVLLFLPGEAFFSAALQADPSLIEVGADHRVLIATPTTLIALLRTAAHSWRQEDIARNAQDISRLGKELYQRISDLSGHLTDMGRSLGASMQAYNRLVGTVESRVLVSARRFQELKADDPKKEIKEAPILDQQPRFLQSQELI from the coding sequence ATGGATGTTTCGCTTATACTGTCCCTGATTGCGGCGGCAGGCGCTGCCGCATTTGGAGTGGCGCAGACTCTGCGCCTGCGCACCGCGGCCCAGGATCTGGATTATGCACGCCGGGAAGCGGAGGAACACAGGACCCGCTTTCTGGAAACGGCCAGCCTTTTAAAAGACGCCCAGGGCAAACTGCAGGACTTCAGCCTGCGCTGCACCCGGCAGGAGGCGGAACTCCAGTATCAGAAATCATCCTATGAAGAGCGCCTGAAAACGCTGCAGGAAGCCGAGCAGCGTTTGAGCCAGTCTTTCCAGGTTTTATCCGCCGATGCCCTGCGGCAAAGCTCCGAATCTTTTTTGCAGCTCGCCCACAGCGTCTTCAGGCAGCATGAAACCAAGGCCACCGGTGAACTCGATCTGCGCCGCCAGGCGGTGGATCAGCTGATCGAACCCATTCACAAATCCCTGGGTAAAGTGGAAGAGCGCATTCAGGATCTGGAAAAACAGCGCGTGGGAGCCTACCACGGACTGCAGGATCAGATCACGCTGCTGCTCGAAACGCAGCAAAAGCTGCAGCTGGAGGCCTCGAACCTTGCGACGGCTCTGCGTTCGCCGACGACGCGCGGACGCTGGGGTGAGCTTCAGCTGCGCCGCGTGGTGGAGCTGGCCGGTATGCTGCCTTACTGCGATTTTGAAGAGCAGGCGAATATCAGCGGCGATGGCAAACTGCGACCGGATATGGTCATTCGCCTGCCCGGCAAGCGCTCGATCATCATAGATGCGAAAGTTCCCCTGCAGTCCTATCTGGAGGCTGTCGATTGCGCCGATGATGACAAGCGGCGTGAGTATTACAAGCAGCATGCCGCCCAGGTGAAAAAGCAGGTGCAGCTTTTGGGTCAGAAATCCTACTGGGAGCAGCTCGATAACTCACCGGAGTTCGTCCTGCTCTTTCTGCCCGGTGAAGCCTTCTTCAGCGCCGCGCTGCAGGCTGATCCCTCGCTCATCGAAGTGGGCGCGGATCATCGCGTTTTGATTGCCACGCCGACCACGCTGATCGCTCTTCTGCGGACCGCGGCCCACTCCTGGCGTCAGGAGGATATCGCCCGAAATGCTCAGGACATCAGTCGCCTGGGTAAGGAACTGTATCAGCGCATCAGCGATCTGAGCGGTCATCTGACCGATATGGGCCGCAGCCTGGGTGCGTCCATGCAGGCCTATAATCGCCTGGTGGGAACCGTGGAGAGCCGTGTGCTTGTCAGCGCCCGTCGTTTCCAGGAACTCAAGGCGGACGATCCGAAAAAAGAAATCAAGGAGGCCCCCATCCTTGATCAACAGCCCCGCTTTTTGCAGAGCCAGGAACTGATCTGA
- a CDS encoding GGDEF domain-containing protein, with amino-acid sequence MADDKTIIADPGSSIFNPPKKSAACLVQYSGTNLGKRYVLDQKEMVVGRAPTVEIVVNEQSVSRSHAQCLQQGDEIYVADLGSSNGTYVNDKKISTRQVLRDGDIIRLGNIVFKFFAQGNIENVFHDKIYRMATIDVGTNIFNKKYLVEALETEVKFSRAYGRPLSIIYFDLDFFKKVNDTYGHGVGDGILRDSATLVKSIVRKEDIFCRYGGEEFVILLPATDAKTAYELAERIRTTFESHKFDIQGHQIKQTLSIGVSQLNPKMTTPESLLEDADKKLYQSKTGGRNRVTI; translated from the coding sequence ATGGCAGACGATAAAACCATAATTGCTGACCCCGGATCGAGCATCTTCAATCCACCCAAGAAGTCGGCTGCCTGTCTTGTCCAATACAGCGGCACCAACCTGGGGAAACGCTACGTTCTTGACCAGAAGGAAATGGTGGTTGGCCGGGCGCCAACGGTCGAGATCGTGGTCAACGAGCAAAGCGTGTCGCGCAGCCATGCCCAGTGCCTGCAGCAGGGCGACGAGATTTACGTCGCGGACCTCGGCAGCTCCAACGGCACCTATGTCAATGACAAGAAAATCAGCACCCGCCAGGTGCTGCGGGACGGCGACATCATCCGTCTTGGCAATATCGTTTTCAAGTTCTTTGCCCAGGGCAATATTGAAAACGTTTTCCACGATAAGATCTATCGGATGGCCACCATTGATGTGGGCACCAACATCTTCAATAAGAAATACCTGGTCGAGGCGCTGGAAACCGAGGTTAAGTTCTCCCGCGCTTACGGCCGCCCGCTTTCCATTATTTATTTTGACCTCGACTTCTTCAAGAAGGTCAATGACACCTATGGTCACGGCGTGGGCGACGGCATCCTGCGCGACTCGGCGACGCTGGTAAAATCCATCGTCCGCAAAGAGGACATCTTCTGTCGGTACGGCGGCGAGGAGTTTGTGATCCTACTGCCCGCGACCGATGCGAAGACGGCCTATGAACTGGCGGAACGGATACGGACCACCTTCGAAAGCCACAAGTTCGATATCCAGGGTCATCAGATCAAGCAAACGCTGTCGATTGGCGTTTCCCAGCTGAATCCCAAGATGACCACGCCTGAATCGCTACTTGAGGACGCGGATAAAAAGTTGTACCAATCCAAGACAGGTGGCCGCAACCGGGTGACCATCTGA
- a CDS encoding gamma carbonic anhydrase family protein gives MYLMPGSTLLPYKGKLPKLGQGVFVASGAHIIGDTEIGEQSSIWFNVVIRGDCNYIRIGKRTNIQDGTVIHVTNTYFPTFIGDDVTVGHGAVLHGCRIGNLCLIGMGATVMDDVTIPERCVVAAGSLVPPGKKYNPGTLIKGNPAREARPLTDKELADLERSVQYYLEYKRGYEPN, from the coding sequence ATGTATTTGATGCCAGGATCCACCCTGCTGCCCTATAAGGGCAAACTGCCCAAGCTGGGTCAGGGTGTTTTTGTTGCCAGCGGTGCGCATATTATCGGCGATACGGAGATTGGTGAACAGAGCAGCATCTGGTTTAACGTCGTGATTCGAGGGGATTGCAACTACATCCGCATCGGCAAGCGCACCAATATCCAGGACGGAACCGTTATTCACGTCACCAACACGTATTTCCCGACATTCATCGGTGATGACGTCACGGTGGGTCACGGGGCCGTGCTCCATGGCTGCCGTATCGGTAATCTCTGCTTGATCGGCATGGGCGCGACTGTCATGGACGATGTAACAATTCCCGAACGTTGCGTGGTCGCCGCCGGTTCGCTCGTTCCTCCAGGGAAAAAATACAACCCCGGAACCCTGATTAAAGGGAATCCCGCGCGCGAAGCTCGACCTTTGACCGATAAAGAACTTGCTGATCTGGAGCGTTCGGTCCAGTATTACCTCGAGTACAAGCGAGGTTATGAGCCAAATTGA
- a CDS encoding rhodanese-like domain-containing protein produces the protein MSLSHDRTLSTLPIPHLPMVIEEAFSVLCWQSGARAEDVHQWTIADLAERAHTPIEGVVKRLEQIEAMAKDIEISATSLQDLLRKNPERVFLLDVREPWEFEICRLPGSHLMARMDLAKIFEGLKELTVVTVCHHGVRSLSAAFYLQEAGLKQVKSLSGGVESWATLVEPSMVRY, from the coding sequence TTGAGCCTTAGTCACGATCGGACTCTGTCCACCCTTCCCATTCCGCACCTGCCGATGGTCATTGAAGAGGCCTTCTCGGTGCTGTGCTGGCAGTCGGGAGCCAGAGCCGAAGACGTACACCAATGGACGATTGCGGACCTCGCGGAACGCGCCCACACCCCTATCGAAGGAGTCGTAAAAAGATTGGAACAGATAGAAGCGATGGCCAAGGATATCGAAATCAGCGCGACCTCCCTTCAGGATCTTCTGCGGAAAAACCCAGAGCGCGTTTTTCTTTTGGATGTACGGGAACCCTGGGAATTTGAAATATGCCGGCTGCCGGGATCCCATCTGATGGCCCGAATGGATCTGGCTAAAATTTTCGAGGGTTTGAAAGAGCTGACGGTTGTCACTGTCTGTCACCACGGAGTGCGTTCACTCTCGGCGGCTTTTTATCTGCAGGAAGCGGGTTTAAAGCAGGTCAAGTCCCTGAGCGGGGGCGTGGAAAGCTGGGCCACTCTCGTTGAGCCCAGCATGGTTCGCTACTGA
- a CDS encoding NAD(P)H-hydrate epimerase, whose product MIWSSQAAREIDQLTTTLYGVPSLDLMEAAGLGVARLAMEIWKPGLSVLVVAGAGNNGGDALVAARYLAEAGFAPQVFSVMAEGATESPDRKTQRLRYEASGNVCHPYRNAQDFSSFDSHTMIMDGLLGLGPKEPLRPGLIRQCLKDLAALNAERVLAVDLPSGLLADSWQPDEVYLRATHTITFGAAKPLHRMEPARSASGDLRVYPLPFHPEAIASSLQKQGFLLEEDRHVLPSHSPWHALPADAHKFTRGHMLVIGGSRGKLGAPLLAAEAAMRAGAGWVSVALLDDHDRPALPRFLTYEDFGADPGRLIPFIRERRVKALVIGPGTMQNPLTAELLKALQNEQKTLGLFLVFDAGALKNWSERAAGLRFDPSRTLLTPHPGEWRAIDKAHSDLNNLQALDQAWKFCEIFGVSVFYKSATPFTLSAHQGRRLLLNSDGSRALGKAGSGDVLAGVAAAFACAEPKAELVGNEAQRAVAKAAQKAVLHWGMDGLGPEDLIENLGGAY is encoded by the coding sequence GTGATCTGGAGCAGCCAGGCCGCTCGCGAGATTGATCAGCTCACGACGACGCTCTACGGTGTGCCCTCTCTGGACCTTATGGAAGCCGCCGGTCTAGGTGTCGCGCGCCTCGCGATGGAAATATGGAAACCCGGCCTCAGCGTACTCGTGGTGGCCGGGGCTGGGAATAACGGTGGGGACGCATTGGTGGCCGCCCGTTATCTCGCGGAAGCTGGTTTTGCGCCCCAGGTTTTCAGTGTCATGGCCGAAGGCGCCACGGAATCACCCGATCGCAAAACGCAGCGCTTGCGCTATGAAGCTTCGGGAAACGTCTGTCATCCCTATCGCAACGCTCAGGATTTTTCCTCTTTCGATTCCCATACGATGATTATGGATGGTCTGCTCGGCCTGGGTCCGAAAGAACCGCTGCGTCCGGGTTTGATTCGGCAGTGCCTGAAGGATTTGGCGGCTTTGAACGCCGAACGCGTGCTCGCCGTGGATCTGCCGTCGGGACTTTTAGCGGACAGCTGGCAGCCGGATGAAGTTTATCTGCGCGCCACGCATACGATCACCTTCGGTGCTGCCAAACCTTTGCATCGAATGGAGCCGGCGCGTTCGGCCTCGGGTGACCTGCGGGTTTATCCTTTGCCCTTTCACCCCGAAGCCATCGCCAGCAGCCTGCAAAAGCAGGGTTTTCTGCTGGAAGAGGACAGGCACGTGCTGCCCTCGCATTCACCGTGGCACGCGCTGCCTGCGGATGCCCATAAGTTTACGCGTGGTCACATGCTGGTGATCGGCGGCAGTCGCGGCAAACTCGGTGCCCCGCTTTTGGCCGCGGAAGCAGCCATGCGGGCCGGAGCCGGCTGGGTCAGCGTCGCTCTTCTTGATGATCATGATCGACCTGCCTTGCCGCGATTTTTAACCTATGAAGACTTTGGAGCAGATCCCGGGAGACTGATCCCCTTTATCCGCGAGCGGCGCGTCAAGGCCCTTGTGATCGGTCCTGGGACCATGCAGAATCCTTTGACTGCTGAACTTCTGAAAGCGCTTCAGAACGAGCAGAAAACTCTGGGCCTTTTTCTCGTCTTCGATGCCGGGGCTTTGAAAAACTGGAGTGAACGGGCCGCGGGACTTCGCTTCGATCCGAGTCGCACGCTGCTGACTCCGCATCCTGGTGAATGGCGCGCGATCGACAAAGCGCATAGCGACTTGAACAATTTGCAAGCGCTCGATCAGGCCTGGAAATTTTGTGAAATTTTTGGTGTCAGTGTCTTCTATAAAAGCGCCACGCCCTTCACCCTGTCAGCGCATCAGGGTCGGCGCCTGCTTCTGAATAGCGACGGGTCGCGGGCCCTCGGAAAAGCGGGCAGCGGTGATGTTCTGGCCGGTGTGGCTGCTGCCTTCGCTTGCGCGGAACCGAAGGCCGAGCTTGTGGGAAACGAAGCGCAAAGAGCAGTGGCGAAGGCAGCCCAAAAAGCGGTATTGCATTGGGGAATGGACGGTCTTGGTCCCGAGGATTTGATTGAGAATCTCGGTGGGGCCTATTAA
- a CDS encoding UDP-glucose/GDP-mannose dehydrogenase family protein, with translation MRVVMVGTGYVGLVTGTCLAEVGHDVTCVDLSEQKIRLLKDGVCPIFEPGLENIIRRNVEHDRLQFTTDLAGPLAQAEMVFIAVGTPEGEDGSADLKYVKAVAESLGRLISKDMVVVVKSTVPVGTCDIVEEIIDRELDKRQAKHQVVVASNPEFLKEGDAIADFMKPDRVVVGLNDYTAETSFRDLYRPFILDDQGKLLLMDRRSSELTKYGANAMLATRISFMNEMALLCERLGANIDKVRLGIGADARIGRKFLYAGPGYGGSCFPKDVSALLKTSAANGVEMKVLNAVTEANERQKNLVFQKIAHHFRDLAGRRVAIWGLSFKPGTDDVRESPATVLIKRLLDAGAFVVGHDPQGQSNFAKEFGEHERLTYAESAYDALRGADALALVTEWSEYKRPNWDKVGQLMASRAVFDLRNQYESYDLISRGFHYECVGRPDSRSLPI, from the coding sequence ATGCGCGTGGTGATGGTCGGAACAGGCTATGTCGGTTTGGTGACGGGAACCTGTCTGGCAGAAGTTGGTCACGATGTGACTTGCGTTGATTTGAGCGAGCAAAAGATCCGCCTTCTGAAGGACGGCGTATGTCCTATTTTCGAACCCGGACTGGAAAACATCATTCGCCGGAACGTGGAGCATGATCGCCTGCAGTTCACGACGGACCTTGCCGGACCTTTGGCTCAGGCCGAAATGGTATTCATCGCGGTGGGAACGCCGGAAGGTGAAGACGGCTCCGCGGATTTGAAATATGTGAAGGCCGTGGCCGAATCCCTGGGTCGGCTGATCAGCAAGGACATGGTCGTCGTCGTGAAATCGACCGTTCCCGTCGGCACCTGCGATATCGTCGAGGAAATCATCGATCGCGAACTCGACAAGCGCCAGGCGAAGCATCAGGTCGTGGTGGCTTCCAATCCCGAATTCCTGAAAGAAGGCGATGCGATCGCCGACTTCATGAAGCCCGATCGCGTGGTCGTCGGCCTTAACGATTACACGGCGGAAACTTCATTCCGCGATCTTTATCGTCCCTTCATCCTCGATGATCAGGGCAAGCTCCTTCTTATGGATCGCCGCTCCAGCGAGCTGACCAAATATGGTGCGAATGCGATGCTGGCCACGCGGATCAGCTTCATGAATGAAATGGCCCTGCTCTGCGAGCGCCTGGGTGCGAACATTGATAAGGTTCGCCTCGGCATCGGCGCGGATGCACGCATCGGCCGCAAATTCCTTTATGCCGGTCCTGGTTACGGTGGATCGTGCTTTCCGAAGGACGTTTCGGCTCTTCTGAAAACTTCGGCGGCCAACGGCGTGGAAATGAAAGTTCTGAACGCTGTGACCGAAGCCAACGAACGTCAGAAGAATCTCGTCTTCCAAAAAATCGCCCATCACTTCCGCGATCTCGCCGGCCGCCGCGTGGCGATCTGGGGCCTGAGCTTCAAACCAGGCACCGATGATGTGCGGGAATCACCGGCCACGGTCCTGATCAAACGCCTTTTGGATGCGGGCGCCTTTGTTGTGGGCCACGATCCCCAGGGGCAGTCGAACTTTGCCAAGGAATTTGGTGAGCATGAGCGCCTGACCTATGCAGAGAGCGCCTATGATGCCCTGCGCGGCGCCGATGCCCTGGCTTTGGTGACCGAATGGAGCGAATATAAAAGACCGAACTGGGACAAGGTGGGCCAGCTGATGGCCAGCCGCGCAGTCTTTGATCTGCGCAACCAGTACGAATCATACGATCTCATCAGTCGCGGATTTCATTATGAATGCGTAGGGCGTCCGGATTCGCGATCCCTTCCCATCTGA
- a CDS encoding glycoside hydrolase family 16 protein: protein MKTRNWFGFVFACSMLGTVASVEAAEGPTYAGITVDYVKHENWIGDSYGQGCWQVDWIDEFEGSRLNRGHWNVLVGTQAEVNNEQQWYVDEEGVGNNFWVANGSLYIQLQRESRTFDGRTKQFTSGRISTKSRIDRSDGAWEARLVFWAGGGVAGAWPAFWVLGSQVQEFPNPGSSCWPTWGAQEIDIFEYVINPQAMPIQSMMTNFITGSNCGQARYDSQVHMVNPYVAHVYRLEFHGGWAKIFIDGQYVRQVSWDSFKNQPFHVILNVAIGGGFSGSVVWP from the coding sequence ATGAAGACTCGGAATTGGTTTGGTTTTGTATTCGCGTGTTCGATGCTGGGAACAGTTGCCTCGGTGGAGGCCGCTGAGGGCCCCACTTACGCCGGGATCACTGTTGATTATGTGAAGCATGAAAACTGGATCGGTGATTCCTATGGTCAGGGATGCTGGCAGGTGGATTGGATCGACGAATTCGAAGGCAGCCGTTTGAATCGTGGGCATTGGAATGTGCTGGTCGGTACCCAGGCCGAGGTGAATAACGAGCAGCAATGGTATGTGGATGAAGAGGGAGTGGGCAACAATTTCTGGGTTGCCAATGGCTCGCTCTATATTCAGCTGCAAAGGGAGTCGCGGACCTTTGATGGACGAACGAAACAGTTCACATCAGGCCGCATCAGCACGAAGTCCAGGATTGATCGCAGCGACGGCGCCTGGGAAGCCCGGCTGGTGTTCTGGGCCGGCGGTGGCGTGGCCGGAGCATGGCCGGCGTTCTGGGTGCTCGGTTCCCAGGTCCAGGAATTTCCGAATCCGGGATCGTCCTGCTGGCCGACATGGGGTGCGCAGGAAATAGATATTTTTGAATACGTGATCAATCCCCAGGCCATGCCCATTCAGAGCATGATGACCAATTTCATCACCGGCAGCAACTGCGGCCAGGCCCGTTACGATTCGCAGGTGCATATGGTGAATCCCTATGTTGCGCATGTCTATCGCCTCGAATTTCACGGCGGCTGGGCCAAGATTTTCATCGACGGGCAATACGTCCGGCAGGTGAGCTGGGATAGCTTTAAGAATCAGCCGTTCCACGTCATCCTGAATGTTGCGATCGGCGGAGGATTCAGCGGGAGCGTGGTGTGGCCGTGA
- a CDS encoding LNS2 domain-containing protein has translation MRIHAHSMICALGLTALISACQPSDSSQLQDENAVTYNCAPIPACDAKAPDPGALRPWSSKKPSGNAWHRGHDQYFKVGEEQWIIGKFNYGNLLARKDLKGEEVDIYLLRGCGDSWEKLGTAVTTNGGGDTIEGIPDDGGRLYFPIPADKQLGVGRHRVRLVVAGDHSAAELFIEVVPEGVPLFVSDVDGTLTTSELAELGSTISGSTPDANDGAAEALKGLVTKGYRPVYLTARPELSVQRTREFVAERSFPQGRIETSLASLVGLTGGKAVAYKSEALNRLVDKGFEIAYAFGNTDTDAQAYENAGIPSESRYFFKYSDKKFGGQRIESYRELNQFASLEGVCQ, from the coding sequence ATGCGAATTCACGCCCATTCCATGATCTGTGCCCTCGGTCTCACCGCCCTGATCAGCGCCTGTCAACCCTCGGACTCCAGTCAGCTCCAGGATGAAAACGCCGTCACCTACAACTGCGCGCCGATTCCAGCCTGCGATGCCAAAGCTCCTGATCCCGGAGCATTACGCCCTTGGTCCAGCAAAAAACCAAGTGGTAACGCGTGGCATCGCGGTCATGACCAATACTTCAAAGTGGGTGAGGAGCAATGGATCATCGGTAAATTCAATTACGGAAATCTTCTCGCCCGCAAAGATCTGAAAGGCGAAGAGGTCGACATCTATCTTCTGCGCGGCTGCGGGGACAGCTGGGAAAAACTCGGTACCGCTGTTACGACAAACGGCGGCGGTGATACCATCGAGGGCATCCCTGATGATGGCGGACGCCTCTATTTCCCGATTCCTGCTGACAAGCAGCTCGGCGTCGGCCGCCATCGCGTGCGCCTTGTCGTTGCGGGTGACCACAGCGCCGCCGAACTCTTTATCGAAGTCGTGCCAGAAGGCGTTCCGCTCTTTGTCAGCGACGTTGATGGAACGCTGACCACCTCGGAACTCGCGGAACTCGGTTCGACCATCAGCGGCTCCACGCCGGATGCCAACGACGGCGCTGCAGAAGCTTTGAAAGGCCTCGTCACCAAGGGTTACCGTCCGGTTTACCTGACCGCGCGCCCCGAACTCTCCGTGCAAAGAACCCGGGAATTCGTCGCCGAGCGCTCCTTCCCCCAAGGCCGCATTGAAACCAGCCTCGCCTCGCTGGTGGGTCTGACCGGAGGCAAGGCCGTGGCCTATAAATCCGAGGCTTTGAATCGTTTGGTGGATAAGGGATTTGAGATCGCCTATGCCTTCGGCAATACCGATACTGATGCCCAGGCCTATGAAAATGCCGGCATTCCCTCGGAATCACGTTACTTTTTTAAGTACAGCGATAAGAAATTCGGTGGGCAAAGAATCGAATCGTATCGGGAGCTGAATCAGTTCGCGTCGCTGGAAGGCGTTTGCCAGTAA
- the rpoZ gene encoding DNA-directed RNA polymerase subunit omega encodes MARVSIEDCLQYIENRFALVAVASHRTRQLMEGKTPLVKTKNKEAVTALREIAEGLVVSVQPEGVVSPRQPTQVSVAAAIDPA; translated from the coding sequence ATGGCCCGCGTTTCCATAGAAGACTGCCTCCAATATATCGAGAATCGCTTTGCGCTGGTCGCCGTTGCTTCGCACCGGACCCGTCAGCTGATGGAAGGCAAAACTCCTTTGGTCAAAACCAAGAACAAAGAAGCTGTCACAGCTCTGCGTGAAATTGCCGAAGGTCTCGTTGTCAGTGTCCAGCCCGAAGGCGTCGTGTCTCCGCGCCAGCCGACCCAGGTTTCCGTGGCTGCTGCCATCGACCCGGCCTGA
- a CDS encoding tetratricopeptide repeat protein: MKALIQTAGLMTTLWGIHIPLAGLGPSSVVWAAPVKTPAKNAVLQKLFRRGMDAYESKSYEDAVDLFSQLLQKQPDYIPAKIQLARALYQLKRFPESYRLFQQVEDISILEPDPSYEYGQAAFRADDFTNALKAFRNVPNGHPFFDLAGYYGGIAAFKQGEYQLSLDLFEQAVVLPSKLLKSQKLYQKEAERLLIQQQKQELQNSVPPGARPNGSTGEPQEPPKPFRYLAAQRQVQLVPRVTMQSRQTADNRTTDHDIMGGTFELNMGIERNGAVHKAPHWIFQADIWALGIEGGTNEVLALPTARTEQERFLLQKSKPRSLYGFGAEAAVEWSIATGTSLGLNVGGRGLVPGGSDNPQGASIPQLGIFLAQKNNNLETVLKTDFYGYLYDGDFLFSNARQLGRVEYVAMNRIRFGLQGELSEYAYNVDRVNGPDWQGRILSEIGYGQDTGFRAAIGAFFEITEGQRFHDIGDVSVIEFDHNTFGARARADVTVVKAIDLGLEAWVMDRSMTGLSPSNDDTRAAQRAIFPTVISNITFHINIHTGF, encoded by the coding sequence ATGAAAGCACTGATCCAGACCGCTGGTCTTATGACCACCCTCTGGGGGATCCATATCCCTTTGGCGGGGCTTGGTCCGTCGTCTGTGGTCTGGGCCGCCCCGGTGAAAACTCCAGCCAAGAACGCGGTTCTGCAGAAACTCTTCCGCCGCGGCATGGACGCTTACGAATCCAAGTCCTACGAAGATGCCGTCGATCTCTTTTCACAGCTCCTGCAAAAGCAGCCCGATTATATCCCGGCGAAAATCCAGCTTGCGCGCGCACTCTATCAGCTCAAGCGTTTTCCTGAATCGTATAGACTCTTCCAGCAGGTCGAGGATATCAGCATCCTGGAACCGGATCCCAGCTATGAATATGGCCAGGCCGCATTCCGCGCTGATGATTTCACCAATGCCCTGAAAGCCTTTCGCAATGTCCCCAATGGGCATCCGTTCTTCGATTTGGCAGGATACTATGGTGGCATCGCCGCTTTCAAACAGGGCGAATATCAGCTTTCGCTCGATCTTTTCGAGCAGGCCGTCGTGCTCCCCTCCAAACTCTTGAAGTCGCAAAAGCTTTATCAAAAAGAAGCCGAGCGCCTATTGATCCAGCAGCAGAAGCAGGAGCTGCAAAATTCCGTGCCCCCTGGCGCGCGCCCTAACGGGTCCACGGGTGAACCACAGGAACCGCCGAAACCCTTCCGTTACCTCGCCGCTCAGCGGCAGGTGCAGCTCGTCCCGCGCGTCACCATGCAATCGCGTCAGACGGCGGACAACCGCACGACCGATCACGATATCATGGGCGGCACCTTTGAACTCAACATGGGAATCGAACGCAACGGAGCGGTGCATAAGGCTCCGCATTGGATTTTTCAGGCCGATATCTGGGCGCTGGGAATTGAAGGCGGAACCAACGAGGTCCTGGCCCTGCCCACGGCGCGAACCGAACAGGAACGCTTTCTTCTGCAGAAATCGAAGCCACGCTCCCTTTATGGTTTTGGAGCCGAGGCCGCGGTGGAATGGTCGATCGCAACCGGCACGAGTTTGGGCCTGAACGTGGGAGGCCGCGGCCTTGTGCCCGGTGGCTCCGACAATCCTCAGGGCGCGAGCATTCCGCAGCTCGGCATTTTCCTTGCGCAGAAGAACAATAACCTTGAGACAGTCCTGAAGACTGATTTTTACGGCTATCTCTATGATGGGGATTTTCTCTTCTCCAACGCGCGCCAGCTCGGGCGGGTCGAATATGTAGCGATGAATCGCATTCGCTTCGGACTCCAGGGTGAACTTTCCGAATATGCCTACAATGTGGATCGCGTGAACGGACCCGACTGGCAGGGGCGCATCCTCTCCGAAATCGGTTACGGTCAGGATACGGGCTTCCGCGCCGCGATCGGGGCTTTCTTTGAAATCACGGAAGGCCAAAGGTTTCACGACATCGGTGACGTCTCCGTGATCGAATTCGATCACAATACCTTCGGGGCGCGCGCACGTGCGGACGTCACCGTGGTGAAGGCCATAGATCTGGGGCTTGAAGCCTGGGTGATGGATCGCAGCATGACCGGACTGAGTCCCAGCAACGACGATACCCGTGCTGCCCAGCGTGCGATCTTTCCCACCGTGATTTCCAACATCACGTTCCATATCAATATCCACACAGGTTTCTAA